The Flavobacterium psychrotrophum region CCAATGCCGTAAACCAGAAGGCAGAGTTAGTAAACCTTAACGAAGTGGTTAACAATATCCAGGTCGATCTTGAAATAGCCCTGCAAAGCAAAGCAGGTGTTATCGCTCATGAAAATCTACCTACCGTGGAAGGTGCGCCGGTATTACTCTATCAGCTTTTTTATAATCTTGTGAATAATTCTCTTAAATTCGCGCGTCCGGGTATCCCTCCTATAATTAATATATCGTCCGAAATACATGGGGATGGAACCGTCAGGATCCTGGTAGCGGATAATGGAATCGGTTTTGACCCCCATCATGCCTCAAGGATATTCGAAACCTTTACCCGCCTTAATCCTAAAGATCAATTTGAAGGCACGGGCTTAGGGCTTTCGCTCTGCAAAAAAATTATCGAGCGCCATGGGGGCACTATCGAAGCGACTGCCATTTTAAATCAGGGTGCCCAATTTATAATCAATATTCCTTTACAACAATCAGATGGCCGAATGTAACATGGAACAAAGAATTATTATGTTGGCCGATGACGACAGCGACGACACGGAAATGTTTTGTGAGGCGGTAGAAATAGCTTCCAGGAATCTCATATGCCATACTGCAATTAATGGTGAAGAACTTTTGAAAAAACTACAAAAACTGGAAAGGTTGCCCGACATTATTTTTTTAGACATGAATATGCCGATTATGAATGGGTGGGAATGTTTAGCTCTGCTAAAAGCAGACCAGCGCTATAAAGAAATTCCCGTGATTATGATCTCTACCTCTTCGCACAGGGAAGATGTGGCTACCTGCCTGGAAAGTGGTGCACTTTGTTACCTTGTGAAACCTGCCGATTTCAATGTCCTGGTACGTCTTGTAAAGACAATTACTGAACATATAGGAAGAGGCAATCCATATTCAGAGCTTTTCCTGCATTTAAAAAATGAGGGCCACATAATGTGTAACTAATTTTTTTCCCGCTAAAAGTGAGTAATAAAATGTGATCCAGCCGAAAGCGAATATTAAAATCGCGACAGGTATATAGCTATCCACACCTGAGTTTCCACTTATTTTTCAGCTCGGCATACACTGTATTTGCTTCGGCTACCTGCCATTTATCGTAAAAAATGGCAGCAGCTGCAGCCTTTTCGGCCTGTCCTGTGCCGCGTTCGAGTTGCTTATAATCATTTTCTTTATCGTATTTTTTACCGCCTTTATAATTGGCATAACGCCTGGCGCGCGTAAATCCCATCTGCAAATATTTCCGGGCCATGTCAGCACCGACAAACTCGCCTTTGCTTACGTACGCGTTGAAAAGGGCGAAGATTTTTTCACTGCTCTCTTTAGCGATAGCTTCATTTTTAAAGCGCCAGTATTTACCTATCTCTTCTTTATAGGGCTGGCAGATCAACACGCCTTGTTCGCCTTTCCCTACACGGTACAGCTCCGGATGTTCCCGGTAGTTGATCTCGGGCTTCCAGGCATAAGTATCGGTGTCGAAATTGAGGTAGGTCGGTTTGTCCATGTTGAAATAGGATTCTAATAAAAAAATCCGGAAATGCAATTATTCATTTCCGGATTTTTCCTCATTTGCTGTTATTACTCTTTATCATATTTGTCGCTGCCTTCGACTTTTACAAGTTTATTGTAAACCCCAAGCAGCAGGAATGGTGCAGCCCACTGGCCTACAAATAAAGCAGTCTTTTCGTTGCCCGCAATCTTAAGCCCGGCACTCACTGCCATTGAACCTAATGCAGCCCACAAGAATACATCTGAAGGTATTTTAGCGGTTTGTTTTTCTATTCCTTTTGCTACTTTTCCTTCTGTCTGGTCGTTGTCGTTAAAA contains the following coding sequences:
- a CDS encoding response regulator, which encodes MEQRIIMLADDDSDDTEMFCEAVEIASRNLICHTAINGEELLKKLQKLERLPDIIFLDMNMPIMNGWECLALLKADQRYKEIPVIMISTSSHREDVATCLESGALCYLVKPADFNVLVRLVKTITEHIGRGNPYSELFLHLKNEGHIMCN
- a CDS encoding DUF4385 domain-containing protein, translating into MDKPTYLNFDTDTYAWKPEINYREHPELYRVGKGEQGVLICQPYKEEIGKYWRFKNEAIAKESSEKIFALFNAYVSKGEFVGADMARKYLQMGFTRARRYANYKGGKKYDKENDYKQLERGTGQAEKAAAAAIFYDKWQVAEANTVYAELKNKWKLRCG